In Ruminococcaceae bacterium BL-4, one DNA window encodes the following:
- a CDS encoding protein of unknown function (Evidence 5 : Unknown function) has translation MFILEKSEKSKLKTTLNQKKPPQLRDGSQKTKIYLLLLKHSLQ, from the coding sequence TTGTTTATCTTGGAAAAATCCGAAAAATCAAAGTTAAAAACAACATTAAATCAAAAAAAGCCGCCCCAGTTAAGGGACGGTTCTCAAAAGACTAAAATTTATCTTTTATTGCTAAAGCATTCACTGCAGTAA
- a CDS encoding protein of unknown function (Evidence 5 : Unknown function), which yields MSTCFAAFWATLGLISKAFLSKKLLLSSSKGEILTAILADEGFVLIHIIPLKL from the coding sequence TTGTCTACGTGCTTTGCGGCATTCTGGGCAACGCTGGGGCTCATTAGTAAAGCCTTTCTCAGCAAAAAACTCCTGCTCTCCAGCAGTAAAGGTGAAATTCTGACCGCAATCCTTGCAGACGAGGGTTTTGTCTTGATACATATAATACCTCTTAAATTATGA
- a CDS encoding Cupin domain protein: MNRCFHPTSETLKDYGPNPYVINIEAATKQNNNYRTALWTGNYLQTTLMSIPVNGDIGLEMHPDTDQFLRIECGRGIAKMGRNKNDLNFQKNVSSGYAIFVPAGTWHNLINTGNVPLKLYSIYAPPHHPRGTVHKTKKDALAAEK, encoded by the coding sequence ATGAACAGATGTTTTCACCCGACGAGTGAAACATTGAAAGATTATGGCCCTAATCCATATGTGATTAATATCGAAGCAGCTACTAAACAAAATAATAACTATCGTACTGCATTATGGACGGGCAATTATCTACAAACAACCTTAATGAGTATTCCAGTCAACGGAGACATCGGATTGGAAATGCACCCTGACACAGACCAGTTTCTGCGAATTGAGTGTGGCCGCGGAATTGCAAAAATGGGACGCAATAAAAATGATTTAAATTTTCAGAAAAATGTTTCTTCTGGATATGCAATATTTGTTCCGGCAGGCACCTGGCATAATTTAATCAATACCGGAAACGTTCCATTAAAATTATATTCCATTTATGCGCCACCGCATCATCCACGCGGAACAGTGCACAAAACCAAAAAAGATGCACTTGCTGCAGAGAAATAA